A window of Aeromicrobium sp. A1-2 contains these coding sequences:
- a CDS encoding excinuclease ABC subunit UvrA: protein MPKPDNSSPAQHVADTHDVIRVQGARVNNLKDISLAIPKRRLTVFTGVSGSGKSSLVFGTIAAESQRMINETYSAFVQGFMPTLARPDVDVLEGLTTAIIVDQERMGANPRSTVGTATDANAMLRILFSRLGAPHIGSPQAFSFNVASISGAGAVTLEKGGRTTKERRSFSILGGMCSRCEGRGAVSDIDLTALYDDTKSLNDGALTIPGYSMDGWYGRIFGGCGFFDPDKPIAKFTKRELDDLLHKEPTKIKVDGINLTYEGLIPKIQKSMLSKDVDAMQPHIRAFVERAVTFATCPECDGTRLSKEARSSRIKGIHIGDACAMQISDLAAWVAGLEEPSVAPLLEALQETLDSFVQIGLGYLSLDRSAGTLSGGEAQRTKMIRHRGSSLTDVTYVFDEPTIGLHPHDIQRMNALLLQLRDKGNTVLVVEHKPETIVIADHVVDLGPRAGAEGGKVMFEGTVDGLRHSDTITGHHLDDRAKLKDKVRGSTRILEIRGADTHNLKRVDVDIPLGVLVVLTGVAGSGKSSLIHGSVSGREGVVTIDQGAIRGSRRSNPATYTGLLDPIRKAFAKHNGVKAALFSANSEGACPNCNGAGVIYTDLAMMAGVAAPCEVCEGKRFMAEVLDHRFGGKDINQVLAMPVAEAATFFADGDAKLPAAHKILERLADVGLGYLTIGQPLTTLSGGERQRIKLATHLGEKGGVYVLDEPTAGLHLADVERLLGLLDRLVDAGKSVIVVEHHQAVMAHADWIIDLGPGAGHDGGQVVFEGTPAALIAAGSTLTGQHLATYVDRELGSATAS from the coding sequence ATGCCGAAGCCTGACAACTCGTCGCCCGCGCAGCACGTTGCCGACACCCACGACGTGATCCGCGTGCAGGGTGCCCGGGTCAACAACCTCAAGGACATCAGCCTCGCGATCCCCAAGCGCCGGCTGACGGTGTTCACCGGAGTCTCGGGCTCGGGCAAGAGTTCCCTGGTGTTCGGCACGATCGCTGCGGAGTCGCAGCGGATGATCAACGAGACGTACAGCGCCTTCGTGCAGGGATTCATGCCCACGCTGGCCCGTCCGGATGTCGACGTGCTGGAAGGGCTGACGACCGCGATCATCGTCGACCAGGAGCGGATGGGCGCCAATCCGCGCTCCACAGTCGGCACCGCGACCGACGCCAATGCGATGCTGCGCATCCTGTTCAGCCGGCTCGGCGCTCCGCACATCGGCTCACCCCAGGCGTTCTCCTTCAACGTCGCCTCGATCAGCGGCGCTGGCGCCGTCACGCTGGAGAAGGGCGGCCGCACGACGAAGGAACGGCGCAGCTTCAGCATCCTCGGGGGCATGTGTTCTCGCTGCGAAGGGCGGGGAGCAGTCAGCGACATCGACCTGACCGCGCTGTACGACGACACCAAGTCGCTCAACGACGGGGCGCTGACGATTCCCGGCTACAGCATGGACGGCTGGTATGGCCGGATCTTCGGCGGCTGCGGCTTCTTCGATCCTGACAAGCCCATCGCGAAGTTCACCAAGCGGGAGCTCGACGACCTCCTGCACAAGGAGCCGACCAAGATCAAGGTCGACGGCATCAACCTGACGTACGAAGGACTGATCCCGAAGATTCAGAAGTCGATGCTCTCCAAGGACGTCGACGCCATGCAGCCGCACATCCGCGCGTTCGTGGAGCGAGCGGTCACCTTCGCGACCTGCCCGGAGTGCGACGGCACGCGGCTCAGCAAGGAGGCGCGTTCCTCCAGGATCAAGGGCATCCATATCGGCGACGCCTGCGCGATGCAGATCAGCGATCTCGCCGCGTGGGTCGCCGGGCTGGAGGAGCCATCGGTCGCTCCCCTGCTCGAGGCGTTGCAGGAGACCCTCGACTCGTTCGTGCAGATCGGCCTGGGCTATCTGTCCCTCGACCGGTCCGCCGGGACGCTCTCGGGCGGAGAGGCGCAGCGCACCAAGATGATCCGTCACCGCGGCTCGTCGCTCACCGACGTCACGTACGTCTTCGACGAGCCGACGATCGGCCTGCACCCGCACGACATCCAGCGGATGAACGCCCTGCTGCTGCAGCTGCGGGACAAGGGCAACACCGTGCTGGTCGTGGAGCACAAACCCGAGACCATCGTGATCGCGGATCACGTCGTCGATCTCGGGCCCCGGGCCGGCGCCGAGGGTGGCAAGGTGATGTTCGAGGGGACAGTCGACGGGCTCCGCCACAGCGACACCATCACGGGACACCACCTCGACGACCGGGCGAAACTCAAGGACAAGGTTCGGGGCTCGACGCGGATCCTGGAAATCCGCGGCGCCGACACCCACAACCTCAAGCGCGTCGACGTCGACATACCCCTGGGGGTGCTGGTCGTCCTCACGGGTGTGGCCGGCTCGGGCAAGAGCTCGCTGATCCACGGCTCGGTGTCGGGACGCGAGGGCGTCGTCACGATCGACCAAGGGGCGATCCGCGGCTCACGGCGTAGCAATCCGGCGACGTACACAGGCCTCCTCGACCCGATCCGCAAGGCGTTCGCGAAGCACAACGGGGTCAAGGCGGCTCTGTTCAGCGCCAACTCCGAGGGCGCCTGCCCCAACTGCAACGGCGCTGGGGTCATCTACACCGACCTCGCGATGATGGCGGGAGTCGCAGCCCCCTGCGAGGTGTGCGAGGGCAAACGGTTCATGGCCGAGGTCCTCGACCACCGGTTCGGCGGCAAGGACATCAACCAGGTGCTGGCGATGCCGGTGGCCGAGGCGGCGACGTTCTTCGCCGACGGCGACGCGAAGCTCCCGGCCGCGCACAAGATCCTCGAGCGGCTCGCCGACGTCGGGCTCGGCTACCTCACGATCGGCCAGCCCCTGACGACACTGTCCGGTGGTGAACGGCAGCGAATCAAGCTCGCGACGCACCTGGGCGAGAAGGGCGGCGTCTACGTGCTCGACGAGCCGACCGCCGGACTCCACCTCGCCGACGTCGAGCGGCTGCTCGGGCTGCTCGACCGCCTCGTCGATGCCGGCAAGTCGGTCATCGTCGTCGAGCACCACCAGGCGGTCATGGCGCACGCCGACTGGATCATCGACCTCGGGCCGGGAGCCGGCCACGACGGCGGCCAGGTCGTGTTCGAGGGCACCCCGGCCGCGCTCATCGCAGCCGGGTCAACGCTCACGGGCCAGCACCTCGCGACCTACGTCGACCGCGAGCTGGGCAGCGCGACTGCGTCCTAG
- a CDS encoding VOC family protein, producing MANQLNPYISFRDTAGPAMEFYQSVLGGELTRTTFAELDMGTGPDEAHKIMHAQLEVPGGLVLMAADLPNSMDLPPNGNVSISLSGDDEAELRGYFEGLSAGGAVSMPFELAPWGDVFGMLVDPYGVAWMVNSVDRR from the coding sequence ATGGCGAACCAGCTCAACCCCTACATCAGCTTCCGTGACACGGCCGGACCCGCGATGGAGTTCTACCAGTCCGTGCTGGGCGGCGAGCTGACCCGCACGACCTTCGCAGAGCTCGACATGGGCACAGGGCCCGACGAGGCGCACAAGATCATGCATGCCCAGCTCGAGGTGCCCGGCGGGCTGGTGCTGATGGCGGCCGACTTGCCCAACAGCATGGACCTGCCGCCCAACGGCAACGTCTCGATCTCGTTGTCCGGCGACGATGAGGCCGAGCTGCGCGGCTACTTCGAGGGACTCTCCGCCGGGGGCGCAGTCTCGATGCCCTTCGAGCTGGCGCCGTGGGGCGACGTCTTCGGGATGCTCGTCGACCCGTACGGAGTGGCGTGGATGGTCAACTCCGTGGACCGGCGCTAG
- a CDS encoding LLM class flavin-dependent oxidoreductase: MRLSILDRSRTRAGHPDADGLTDSVDRAVRAEQLGYDRFWVAEHHAVPGIASGSPAVLLAAIGAVTDRIRLGSGGVMLPHHQPLVVAEQFLMLAALHPGRIDLGLGRSLGFTAPVREALHDDRRDTFEHDLSDLRAHLDGDAAVTARPRSKGRIPMYVLATRRGSAIAARLGLPVVIGGPILADPAVGGLLQTYRRNFRPSLGVAEPYVMVSLDATVAETDDAARELALPEAWAMARSRQTGEFPPLESPEDIRGQAWTTQARARIAASLDSAIAGSHRTVQRALEQLAERTGADELLASTSTYDREALLESDRLLREIVEA, encoded by the coding sequence GTGAGGCTCTCGATCCTGGACCGCTCGCGCACGCGCGCCGGGCACCCCGACGCGGACGGGCTGACGGATTCGGTCGACCGGGCGGTCAGGGCCGAACAGCTCGGCTACGACCGCTTCTGGGTCGCCGAGCACCATGCCGTGCCGGGCATCGCGAGTGGCTCGCCAGCCGTGCTGCTGGCGGCGATCGGCGCAGTCACAGACCGAATCAGGCTCGGCTCGGGCGGCGTCATGCTCCCGCACCACCAACCACTGGTCGTGGCCGAACAGTTTCTGATGCTGGCGGCCCTCCATCCGGGCCGAATCGACCTCGGGCTGGGCCGGTCATTGGGGTTCACCGCGCCGGTCCGCGAGGCGTTGCACGACGACAGACGAGACACCTTCGAGCACGACCTGAGCGACCTGCGGGCCCATCTTGACGGCGACGCCGCCGTGACCGCCCGACCACGGTCGAAGGGGCGCATCCCGATGTACGTCCTTGCGACCCGGCGCGGCTCGGCGATTGCGGCTCGGCTGGGACTTCCCGTCGTGATCGGCGGCCCGATCCTGGCCGATCCGGCGGTGGGAGGCCTGCTGCAGACATACCGCCGAAACTTCCGGCCGAGCCTAGGCGTCGCCGAGCCGTACGTCATGGTCTCCCTGGACGCGACCGTCGCCGAGACCGACGACGCGGCACGGGAGCTGGCGCTGCCGGAGGCCTGGGCGATGGCGCGGTCGCGACAGACCGGAGAGTTCCCGCCGCTGGAGTCTCCCGAGGACATCCGGGGGCAGGCGTGGACGACCCAGGCACGGGCTCGCATCGCGGCCTCCCTCGACAGTGCGATCGCGGGCAGCCACCGAACCGTGCAGCGAGCGCTCGAGCAGCTGGCCGAGCGGACGGGTGCCGATGAGCTGCTCGCGTCCACCTCGACGTACGACCGGGAGGCGCTGCTCGAGTCGGACCGCCTCCTGCGGGAGATCGTCGAGGCCTGA
- a CDS encoding GtrA family protein, translating to MSRPSGIVARLMSPEILSFLAVGGFGYVVDVGVFNYLRTAPLLVGLDPSVAKSLAVALAMVVTYVGNRAITWRGEGAGDRRREVMLFVLFNLVGLGVSVLTLVISHDLLGLTSRLADNLSANVVGLALGTAFRYWSYRRYVFGSSPGADNPRTREASVPLAG from the coding sequence GTGTCGCGCCCTAGCGGGATCGTCGCCCGGCTCATGTCGCCGGAGATTCTGAGCTTCCTCGCCGTCGGCGGGTTCGGCTACGTCGTCGACGTGGGTGTCTTCAACTACCTGCGGACCGCGCCGCTCCTGGTGGGTCTCGATCCGAGTGTCGCGAAGTCTCTGGCGGTGGCGCTCGCGATGGTCGTGACTTACGTCGGCAACCGGGCCATCACGTGGCGTGGCGAGGGTGCGGGGGACCGTCGTCGGGAGGTGATGCTGTTCGTGCTCTTCAACCTGGTCGGCCTGGGCGTATCGGTACTGACCCTGGTCATCTCGCACGATCTGCTGGGCCTGACCAGTCGCCTGGCGGACAACCTCTCGGCGAATGTCGTCGGGCTGGCGCTCGGGACGGCATTCCGATACTGGTCGTACCGGCGCTACGTCTTCGGCAGCAGCCCGGGCGCAGACAACCCGCGGACACGGGAAGCATCCGTGCCGCTCGCCGGTTGA
- a CDS encoding response regulator transcription factor produces the protein MAVVGICEDDPDVRRVLTDALKMNGHEVVIARNGREAVDNLGPRSGVEVLILDIGLPDADGRDVCQALRADGQHAPTLFLTALDAVHDRVSGFHAGGDDYVVKPFAISEILVRIDALRRRSRSEPVSVSGLSLNPDRLSVQADDREVALTPTEFRLLAAIAADPGGIVRRRTAVAAAWPDGAIVNENTIDSYVRRLRVKLATIDSPVGLVTVRGVGFTLR, from the coding sequence ATGGCTGTCGTGGGCATCTGCGAGGACGATCCGGATGTGCGGCGCGTCCTGACCGATGCGCTCAAGATGAACGGGCACGAGGTCGTCATCGCTCGCAACGGCCGCGAGGCCGTGGACAACCTCGGCCCGCGCAGTGGCGTCGAGGTGCTGATCCTGGACATCGGCCTGCCCGACGCCGACGGCCGCGACGTGTGCCAGGCCCTGCGCGCCGACGGACAGCACGCTCCCACACTGTTCCTCACGGCGCTGGATGCTGTCCACGACCGGGTGTCGGGCTTCCACGCCGGTGGAGACGACTACGTCGTCAAGCCGTTTGCGATCTCCGAGATCCTCGTGCGGATCGATGCGCTACGACGTCGGAGCCGCTCCGAGCCCGTCTCGGTCAGCGGCCTGAGCCTCAACCCCGACCGGTTGTCAGTCCAGGCCGACGACCGTGAGGTGGCTCTGACCCCCACGGAGTTCCGGCTGCTCGCTGCCATCGCGGCCGATCCGGGCGGCATCGTGCGCAGGCGGACCGCGGTCGCCGCAGCCTGGCCCGACGGCGCGATCGTCAACGAGAACACGATCGACTCGTACGTGCGTCGCCTGCGGGTCAAGCTCGCGACGATCGACTCCCCCGTCGGGCTCGTGACGGTGCGTGGAGTCGGGTTCACGCTGCGATGA
- a CDS encoding HAMP domain-containing sensor histidine kinase has translation MSTPGRSLISRIVWSTLIVTAIAMVAMVGTVLLILAALTRNNIDNRLHDQLSAVSATVTVRGDGTVTALETPNDSIDDTTWIFAADGAVIEGPRVGARLTAIATSLSDVRAETNLNQDEHAFLAAPVTRSGTVRAVVVVEAPLEPYESTRNLTLLGLAALALVVTGGSAALAAWTVRRTLEPVETMAESAEDWSEHDLDSRFETTEVDDEFGHLGRTLNGLLDRVAGALRGEQRLTSELAHELRTPLTAIRGEAELSLMAESDADIRVRLERVVTLVDVMSTTISSLVAIARDDARTSSHTTSDVLVRTVLEHHPHARGISVSTDGITAVDIAVPIDLAARALSPILDNALQHARSRVTIVAETEGRMVRIRISDDGEGLPSGDTESVFLSGRRGPASTGAGLGLALSRRVARTLGGDVHVTSAADPTTFTVTLPVS, from the coding sequence ATGAGCACCCCCGGACGCAGCCTCATCTCCCGCATCGTGTGGAGCACCCTGATCGTGACCGCCATCGCCATGGTCGCGATGGTCGGCACGGTCCTGCTGATCCTCGCCGCGCTGACCCGCAACAACATCGACAACCGGCTGCACGACCAGCTGTCGGCGGTCTCGGCCACGGTCACGGTTCGGGGGGACGGCACGGTGACGGCGTTGGAGACCCCCAACGACTCGATCGACGACACGACCTGGATCTTCGCCGCCGATGGTGCCGTGATCGAGGGCCCGCGAGTCGGCGCCCGACTGACCGCGATCGCGACCTCGCTCTCCGACGTACGCGCGGAGACCAACCTGAACCAGGACGAGCACGCTTTCCTTGCCGCCCCCGTCACCCGCAGCGGCACGGTGCGCGCCGTGGTCGTCGTCGAGGCGCCGCTCGAGCCATATGAGTCGACCCGCAACCTGACCCTGCTGGGGCTCGCAGCCCTCGCCCTGGTCGTGACCGGCGGATCGGCCGCGCTCGCGGCGTGGACCGTACGCCGCACGCTGGAGCCGGTCGAGACCATGGCAGAGAGCGCCGAGGACTGGAGCGAGCATGACCTGGACTCCCGGTTCGAGACCACCGAGGTCGATGACGAGTTCGGCCACCTCGGTCGCACGCTGAACGGCCTGCTCGACCGCGTGGCGGGGGCGCTTCGCGGCGAGCAGCGGTTGACCTCGGAGCTGGCACATGAGCTGAGGACGCCCTTGACCGCGATCCGTGGCGAGGCCGAGCTGAGCCTCATGGCCGAATCCGATGCCGACATCAGGGTCCGGCTCGAGCGGGTCGTCACTCTCGTGGACGTCATGAGCACGACGATCAGCTCGCTCGTCGCGATCGCCCGGGACGACGCGCGGACCAGCTCGCACACCACGTCCGACGTTCTCGTGCGGACCGTACTGGAGCACCACCCGCATGCTCGGGGGATCTCGGTCTCGACCGACGGGATCACGGCCGTCGACATCGCAGTGCCGATCGATCTGGCCGCGCGTGCCCTCTCGCCAATCCTCGACAATGCACTCCAGCACGCCCGATCACGCGTCACGATCGTCGCCGAGACCGAGGGTCGCATGGTGCGCATCAGGATCAGCGACGACGGCGAGGGGCTTCCCAGCGGCGACACCGAGTCGGTGTTCCTGTCCGGCCGGCGCGGACCGGCCAGCACCGGGGCGGGCCTGGGACTCGCGCTGTCGCGGAGGGTCGCTCGCACGCTCGGCGGTGACGTCCACGTCACTTCGGCTGCCGATCCGACGACGTTCACGGTGACCCTCCCCGTCTCATGA
- a CDS encoding phosphatase PAP2 family protein, protein MSTSIHPRQAALPLTLTAAAIAALLGLADSAREHDGVSARLDPQLATDAVHLRTGLLTRAAHLLTFLGSEIVVGGLALVFLVVLLQRRGRFLAGCFAMAMAVSVGLTVGVKLLVERPPPGSAYRLGSLDTTYSFPSGHSLNSAVLLGLVVLLVVPLIRSRARRILAIAGATLLGIGIGVSRVYLGYHWASDVLASWLIAAALLTLVSLAVRVRLTGSTPRSGSSQVLAGAETS, encoded by the coding sequence ATGAGCACCTCGATCCACCCCAGGCAGGCGGCCCTGCCGCTGACACTGACCGCGGCGGCCATCGCCGCCCTGCTGGGCCTGGCCGACTCCGCCCGGGAGCATGACGGGGTCTCCGCGAGGCTCGACCCGCAGCTTGCGACGGATGCGGTGCACCTCCGTACGGGCCTGCTGACCCGCGCCGCGCATCTGCTGACGTTCCTCGGCAGCGAGATCGTCGTGGGTGGACTGGCGCTGGTGTTTCTGGTCGTGCTGCTCCAGCGGCGCGGCCGCTTCCTGGCCGGCTGCTTCGCGATGGCGATGGCCGTTTCAGTCGGGCTCACGGTCGGTGTCAAGCTGCTCGTCGAGCGCCCCCCCCCCGGGAGCGCCTATCGGCTCGGATCGCTCGACACCACCTACTCGTTTCCGTCCGGCCACAGCCTCAACTCGGCCGTCCTCCTGGGTCTGGTCGTGCTGCTCGTGGTCCCGCTGATCCGGTCTCGTGCCCGACGGATCCTCGCGATCGCCGGAGCCACGCTGCTCGGGATCGGAATCGGTGTGAGCCGCGTCTATCTCGGCTATCACTGGGCCAGCGACGTGCTCGCGTCGTGGCTCATCGCCGCAGCACTGCTGACACTCGTGTCCCTGGCCGTTCGGGTCCGACTCACAGGCTCCACGCCACGGTCCGGCAGCAGTCAGGTCCTCGCAGGTGCTGAGACGTCGTGA
- a CDS encoding TetR/AcrR family transcriptional regulator — MSVNAFGRPRDARLDRALLDATCALLAEHGYAGTTIDAVARLAGTTKPALYRRHRNRAELVIDALVDRFGDDPTHDTGTLRGDLLDLQQHQLVLFGDPVLRGAVGGLLDELGTSSAAATAFVERFLTPRRAATARLLERAGLRGEIEPCEDTEWICDLITGPLMMRALLPGLPPLDQHLVEQSVDAALAVLGTTGS, encoded by the coding sequence ATGTCGGTCAATGCCTTCGGTCGCCCTCGCGACGCGCGCCTGGATCGCGCGTTGCTCGACGCGACCTGCGCGCTGCTGGCCGAGCACGGCTATGCCGGGACGACGATCGACGCTGTCGCCAGGCTTGCCGGGACCACGAAGCCGGCGCTCTACCGACGCCACCGCAATCGGGCCGAGCTCGTGATCGATGCGCTCGTGGACCGCTTCGGCGACGATCCCACTCACGACACCGGCACTCTGCGCGGAGACCTGCTGGACCTGCAGCAACACCAGCTGGTGCTGTTCGGCGATCCAGTTCTGCGAGGGGCTGTCGGGGGACTGCTCGACGAGCTCGGGACCAGCAGCGCCGCAGCCACTGCCTTCGTCGAGCGGTTCCTGACGCCCCGACGTGCGGCCACGGCACGGCTCCTCGAGCGCGCGGGACTCCGCGGAGAGATCGAGCCGTGCGAGGACACGGAGTGGATCTGCGATCTCATCACCGGACCGTTGATGATGCGGGCGCTGCTGCCGGGGCTGCCACCGCTGGATCAGCATCTCGTCGAGCAGAGTGTCGACGCGGCGCTCGCCGTGCTCGGCACCACCGGGTCATGA
- a CDS encoding alpha/beta hydrolase yields the protein MTEHPDRSTHRIQSDSGGQIHTWIYPAARTTFHAELGSPLAPAIVMAHGIGGIKAAGLAPFAEAFSAAGYTCLVLDYRHWGDSDGEPREMLSIRAQLDDYRTVLRHARAMDGVDPERIFVWGTSFAGMHVVELAASEDYLAGAIAQCPLVDGLAGLVNVPLPRGLRLMRESALDRLGALRGRSPRYLPLIVSENEFGVIATDDALHGLERLQPADGTDWPNQITARSLLDVTFSRPVRRAGKARCPLLMVVAEDDTMAPTRPAIRTAARAPRGELYRSRGGHYDVYAGGFDHEHVVAVELAFLDRVSGRLEVVANGQRG from the coding sequence ATGACTGAGCATCCCGACCGGAGTACACACCGTATCCAGAGCGACTCCGGGGGCCAGATCCACACCTGGATCTACCCCGCGGCCCGTACGACGTTCCACGCCGAGCTGGGTTCGCCGCTCGCACCGGCGATCGTGATGGCGCACGGCATCGGCGGCATCAAGGCGGCTGGGCTGGCTCCGTTCGCCGAGGCATTCTCGGCGGCGGGCTACACGTGTCTCGTCCTGGACTACCGGCACTGGGGCGACTCCGACGGAGAGCCACGCGAAATGCTCTCGATCCGGGCTCAGCTCGACGACTACCGCACGGTGCTGCGCCATGCTCGAGCGATGGACGGGGTCGACCCCGAGCGCATCTTCGTCTGGGGGACGTCGTTCGCCGGGATGCACGTCGTGGAGCTTGCCGCGAGTGAGGACTACCTCGCCGGAGCGATCGCCCAGTGCCCGCTGGTGGACGGACTGGCGGGCCTGGTCAACGTGCCGCTCCCCCGCGGCCTGCGACTGATGCGGGAATCGGCACTGGACCGGCTCGGCGCCCTGCGCGGACGCTCCCCGCGCTACCTGCCGCTGATCGTGTCCGAGAACGAGTTCGGGGTGATCGCGACCGATGACGCCCTGCACGGGCTGGAACGGCTGCAGCCCGCCGACGGCACAGACTGGCCCAACCAGATCACCGCCCGCAGCCTGCTGGACGTGACCTTCAGCCGCCCCGTGCGCCGCGCCGGAAAGGCCCGCTGCCCGTTGCTGATGGTGGTGGCCGAGGACGACACCATGGCGCCCACCAGACCTGCGATTCGTACGGCGGCCCGCGCTCCACGCGGTGAGCTCTACCGCAGTCGCGGCGGGCACTACGACGTGTACGCCGGCGGTTTCGACCACGAGCACGTGGTCGCGGTGGAGCTTGCGTTCCTCGATCGCGTCAGCGGACGACTGGAGGTCGTGGCGAACGGGCAGCGCGGCTGA
- a CDS encoding VTT domain-containing protein translates to MIAALTPLLYTLGPAALLLVMAVVFAESGLLIGFFLPGDSLLFLAGALVASHVIGLPIWLLAAGVLVAAVVGDQVGYLIGRHFGPRLFSRPDSRIFSQDNADHAQRFFNRHGPKAVVLARFVPVIRTFVPAVAGVGHMPRRRFTLFNILGATAWSIGIVSAGFLFGGIPVIAGHIELFTIGLAGLSVIPGTIAYVRGRRQQKAAPAVVHTDILV, encoded by the coding sequence ATGATCGCCGCCCTGACTCCACTGCTCTACACGCTCGGCCCGGCCGCACTGCTGCTGGTCATGGCGGTGGTGTTCGCCGAGAGCGGGCTGCTGATCGGGTTCTTCCTGCCGGGCGACTCACTACTGTTCCTCGCCGGCGCGCTGGTGGCGTCGCACGTCATCGGGCTGCCGATCTGGCTGCTCGCCGCCGGAGTGCTCGTCGCCGCGGTGGTCGGTGACCAGGTGGGCTACCTGATCGGGCGACACTTCGGTCCGCGGTTGTTCTCCCGGCCGGACTCACGGATCTTCTCGCAGGACAACGCCGACCACGCCCAGCGGTTCTTCAACCGGCACGGGCCCAAGGCTGTCGTCCTCGCACGGTTCGTCCCGGTCATCCGCACATTCGTCCCAGCGGTCGCCGGGGTCGGGCACATGCCGCGTCGCCGGTTCACCCTGTTCAACATCCTGGGCGCGACGGCGTGGTCGATCGGCATCGTGTCGGCAGGTTTTCTCTTTGGCGGCATCCCGGTCATCGCCGGTCACATCGAGCTCTTCACGATCGGTCTCGCGGGGCTGTCGGTCATACCGGGGACCATCGCGTACGTCCGGGGTCGTCGCCAGCAAAAGGCAGCGCCAGCGGTTGTACACACCGACATCCTGGTCTGA
- a CDS encoding lysylphosphatidylglycerol synthase transmembrane domain-containing protein yields the protein MHHLRTFMQSRSVLVACIVLAVAVPAVTLPRLPHVTVWPVLLGLIPWMFGKYVLCPLRWRALTTAPLSRWWYIRAYAEGELLGLLTPAYVGGDLWRIRRLTRTGVSAPDALGSVGLDRFVGGVGLAVFVVFAGATLPFQMLVIAIGVGVVTILGAVLLRSLRPHLMPRRILPPPRQLAHALFLSALYQLTIAALLLGTVSATGHPLSPLALLGAFGASQLAGAIPGPHGASPRDAAFVLALVALGVPWIAAAAAVTLKATLAWGPALLLGGASLLVTRRATRSAVPATV from the coding sequence ATGCATCACCTGCGCACGTTCATGCAGTCGCGCTCGGTCCTGGTCGCGTGCATCGTTCTGGCCGTGGCTGTGCCGGCCGTGACACTGCCGCGGCTGCCCCACGTCACGGTGTGGCCGGTGCTGCTGGGTCTGATCCCATGGATGTTCGGCAAGTACGTTCTGTGTCCCCTGCGCTGGCGTGCGCTGACGACCGCCCCGTTGAGCCGTTGGTGGTACATCCGCGCCTACGCCGAGGGCGAGCTGCTCGGATTGCTGACCCCGGCCTACGTCGGCGGCGACCTGTGGCGCATCCGCCGGCTGACCCGGACGGGAGTCAGCGCACCGGATGCGCTCGGCAGCGTCGGCCTCGACCGATTCGTCGGCGGAGTCGGACTCGCGGTGTTCGTCGTCTTCGCTGGTGCGACGCTGCCGTTCCAGATGCTCGTCATCGCGATCGGCGTGGGCGTCGTGACGATCCTCGGTGCCGTGCTCCTGCGGTCCCTGCGTCCCCATCTCATGCCCCGACGCATCCTGCCGCCGCCACGCCAGCTGGCACACGCATTGTTCCTCTCAGCGCTCTACCAACTGACGATCGCGGCGCTGCTCCTCGGCACGGTGTCGGCCACAGGCCATCCGCTGTCACCGTTGGCGCTGCTCGGCGCCTTCGGTGCGAGCCAGCTCGCCGGCGCGATCCCCGGCCCGCACGGCGCGAGCCCCCGCGACGCGGCCTTCGTCCTCGCACTGGTGGCCCTCGGGGTCCCGTGGATCGCCGCGGCGGCCGCCGTGACGCTCAAGGCGACACTGGCATGGGGCCCCGCCCTGCTCCTGGGCGGCGCAAGCCTGCTGGTCACCCGGCGAGCCACACGCTCAGCGGTGCCCGCGACCGTCTGA